ACTTTTGTAATTAATCTGTCCACTTCTTTGGCACTAGAAAAAATGGCAGAGAAATACGGGTGCACTGTTCTACGGTCTGCGGTTGGTGAAATTAATGTAGTGCAAAAAATGCTGGAGGTTGGTTCAGAACTGGGTGGCGAAGGGAATGGTGGTGTCATCCTTAAAGAAGCCCATTTGGGCCGGGATTCATTGGTGGCCGCCGCAATGGTGTTAAACCGTATGTCCCAGGATGAAAAGCCAATCAGTGCAATTCATGCTGAATTACCTCAATTCCATATTGTAAAAGATAAGATTAATTTGGATGGCATTGATAAAGATGAGGTAATGGAAAAAGCCAAATCTATTTTTACCGATGCAGAAGTAAATACGATTGACGGTGTAAAATTTACATGGGACGATCGTTGGATTCATCTTCGGGGCTCCAATACAGAGCCGATTATGCGGATTTACGCCGAAGGACCAACTGAAGATGATGCACATGAATTGGTGGACAAAATCAGGTCTGAAATTTAAATGAATATTGGTTTAGCGAATAAGTTGGCCAGTCTTATTGACCATACTCTTTTAAAGTCGGACGCTACCGAAGCTGACCATATTCGATTATGTGAAGAAGCAATAGAATGGAATTTTCGCACAGTCTGTGTTTTTCCCCAGTTTGTGGAATTATGTGTCAATGAATTACACCGATCACCAATAGAAGTATGTACTGTGATCGACTTCCCCGGTGGGTTGGGAGATATTGAAAGAAATGTGGATGATGTAAGAATGGTCACTAGTGAAGGCGTTATGGAAATAGATTTTGTAATGGATATGGATGCATTCAGATCAAATAATTATGATAAAGTTGCAGCGGGAATTTATTCTATTGTAGAAGCGGCGGAAGGAAGAATTGTAAAGGTGATTATTGAATCCTGCTTATGGGATGATGGGCAAATAGAAACAGCCTGTGAAATTGTTAAAGAGGCTAAAGCGCAATTTGTAAAAACATCCACAGGATTCTCTAACCATGGCGCAATGACCCAGCATGTAAAACTTATGCGTGAAACAGTGGGCGATTATTTTGGTGTAAAAGCTTCTGGGGGTATTAATACATTTCTGGATGCTTTTGCTATGATTAAAGCTGGTGCAAATAGGATTGGTACCAGCTCAGGAATTAAAATTATGAGAGGCAGTCATGTCAGTTAAAAAAGGACAAGAATTAGAATTAACCATTGAATCGCTTGCTTATGGCGGAAAGGGTGTGGCGCGAGTTGACGACTTTGTCATTTTCGTTAAGAATGCTATTCCTGGACAAAAAGTCCGAGCATTATTATATAGAAAAAGGAAAGGGTTTGGAGAGGCACGGCCCCTAGAAGTTTTATCCGAATCCAAGCATGCAGTTGAACCGCGCTGTCATCACTTCCCAACTTGTGGTGGATGTAAAGTGCAGCAATTGAATTATGATGAACAGGTTGCCCAGAAGAAACAGCAGATTGAAAATATATTCCGCCGTCAGGCTGGGATTGAAAACTTTGAAGTGGATGCTGTCGTTCCTGCGGATCAAATATTTAATTATCGCAATAAAATGGAATTTACTTTTTCAAACAATCGCTGGGTCCTTCACGGTGAACCAGAAGATGTTGAACGTGATTTTGCCTTAGGGATGCATATTCCCAAACGATGGGACAAGATTCTCAATATTGATGAATGTCATATTCAACCTCAATTGGGGAATGAAATAATTAACAAAGCGCGATCTCTTGCCAAAGAATTAAAGTTGAAGCCATATGACCAAAAAACTCATAACGGTTTTTTGCGATATTTGTTAATGCGTTTTGGCCAAAATACCGGCGACATTCTTTTGAATTTAGTAACATCCTACGAAAATGCGGATTTGCTCCAACCCATGGTAAATGGATTAATTGAAGCATTTCCACAAATTACCACAATTGTGAATAATATTAATACGCGGAAGGCTGATGTGGCCTTTGGTGAATATGAATTGCATCTCCATGGAAAGCCCGCTTTAGAAGAGAGGATTGGCGATCTTACATTTGAAATTTCTGCCAATTCATTTTTTCAGACCAATACAGGGATGGCAGAAAAATTATATGAAACTGCCTTGGAAGGTGCTGAACTAAGCGGGGAAGAAGTTGTCTTTGATCTTTATTGCGGTACCGGTTCTATTTCATTGTTTTTGGCGCAAAAGGCCAAAGAAGTTCATGGCTTTGAAGTTATCGTTTCTGCAGTGGAAGACGCTACCCGTAACGCAATTCGAAATGGTGTGGGCAATGCAAAGTTTCATGTGGCTAACCTGGATAATTTCTTCAAGTTTGGTGTGGGTAAAAAATATCCAAAACCGGATGTTATTGTGGTGGATCCACCTCGGGCAGGAATGCATAAATTCATGGCAAATTATTTACCAAAATTTGGAGCGGAGAAAATTGTATATATATCCTGTAATCCAACTACCCAAGCCAGAGATACAGAAATTCTACACATGAATGGCTATAAGCTGAAGCATCTAACCATGGTGGATATGTTTCCCCATACGCCCCACGTTGAGACGGTTGGGATATTTGTAAAACGGTAGGTTAACTACCCCACTGGTGGGTCAGGATCCTTGCCACCATCATCTTCACCGAACCATTGGCCAA
The sequence above is drawn from the Candidatus Neomarinimicrobiota bacterium genome and encodes:
- the rlmD gene encoding 23S rRNA (uracil(1939)-C(5))-methyltransferase RlmD; this translates as MSVKKGQELELTIESLAYGGKGVARVDDFVIFVKNAIPGQKVRALLYRKRKGFGEARPLEVLSESKHAVEPRCHHFPTCGGCKVQQLNYDEQVAQKKQQIENIFRRQAGIENFEVDAVVPADQIFNYRNKMEFTFSNNRWVLHGEPEDVERDFALGMHIPKRWDKILNIDECHIQPQLGNEIINKARSLAKELKLKPYDQKTHNGFLRYLLMRFGQNTGDILLNLVTSYENADLLQPMVNGLIEAFPQITTIVNNINTRKADVAFGEYELHLHGKPALEERIGDLTFEISANSFFQTNTGMAEKLYETALEGAELSGEEVVFDLYCGTGSISLFLAQKAKEVHGFEVIVSAVEDATRNAIRNGVGNAKFHVANLDNFFKFGVGKKYPKPDVIVVDPPRAGMHKFMANYLPKFGAEKIVYISCNPTTQARDTEILHMNGYKLKHLTMVDMFPHTPHVETVGIFVKR
- the deoC gene encoding deoxyribose-phosphate aldolase — its product is MNIGLANKLASLIDHTLLKSDATEADHIRLCEEAIEWNFRTVCVFPQFVELCVNELHRSPIEVCTVIDFPGGLGDIERNVDDVRMVTSEGVMEIDFVMDMDAFRSNNYDKVAAGIYSIVEAAEGRIVKVIIESCLWDDGQIETACEIVKEAKAQFVKTSTGFSNHGAMTQHVKLMRETVGDYFGVKASGGINTFLDAFAMIKAGANRIGTSSGIKIMRGSHVS